One Vespa crabro chromosome 9, iyVesCrab1.2, whole genome shotgun sequence genomic region harbors:
- the LOC124426541 gene encoding hexokinase-2-like isoform X1 translates to MVVPAEHALHEAIQVSPLELSNDVRRQKIENRLARMRLSATTVRKIQDVFVSEMNKGIHQEPSSLQMENTYVPELVDGTEEGRFLALDLGGTNFRILLLELKNGRIVREDVKNYHIGSELRIGTGFPLFDYLAECVSDFVINQSLQDVEIPLGFTFSFPMVQHSLDVGILVTWTKSFNCPDVVNKDAVQLLRDALARRGDTKVKVIAVLNDTTGTLIQGATLDPDTAIGLILGTGSNACYLERADRVEHWEPERHGEREVVIDIEWGAFGDNGVLDFIKTEFDRENDANSLLVNSFTFEKYISGKYLGEIVRLVLVKLTKEGLLFLDKDPGHSFFTPGTVTSDLVSFIEQDTVDGSTHNTKEVLAKYDIVPTDDDINIVQYVCEVVSNRAALLVSICLAALLERINKKNVTIAVDGSLYKHHPRFETWMKQYITLLAPGRKFKLIHVEDGSGKGAALIAAIAQRIQKRLT, encoded by the exons ATGGTTGTACCGGCGGAACACGCGCTCCATGAAGCCATTCAGGTTTCGCCACTTGAATTATCAAACGATGTTAGAAGACAAAAA atCGAAAACCGGTTAGCACGGATGCGTTTATCTGCAACGactgttagaaaaattcaGGATGTATTCGTCTCGGAGATGAACAAAGGTATCCATCAAGAACCATCATCTTTACAAATGGAGAACACATATGTACCAGAACTCGTAGATGGAACAG agGAGGGACGTTTTTTAGCATTAGATCTTGGCGGGACTAATTTTCGAATTCTCTTATTGGAATTGAAGAATGGTAGAATTGTGAGGGAGGATGTGAAGAATTATCACATCGGATCTGAATTAAGGATTGGCACGGGCTTTCCTTTGTTCGATTATTTAGCTGAGTGCGTTAGTGATTTTGTAATTAACCAAAGTCTTCAGGATGTTGAGATTCCTTTAG GATTTACATTTTCGTTTCCAATGGTTCAACATTCACTCGATGTTGGAATTTTGGTGACATGGACAAAGAGTTTCAATTGCCCAGACGTTGTCAATAAGGACGCAGTTCAGTTACTCCGAGATGCTCTTGCTCGTCGAGGTGATACTAAAGTAAAAGTCATAGCAGTGTTGAATGATACAACAGGAACTCTCATACAAGGAGCCACATTGGATCCCGATACAGCTATTGGGCTTATTTTGGGTACTGGTAGCAATGCTTGCTATCTTGAACGAGCTGACAGGGTCGAACATTGGGAACCAGAGAGACATGGGGAAAGAGAG GTTGTAATAGATATCGAATGGGGTGCCTTTGGGGACAATGGTGTTTTAGACTTTATTAAAACGGAATTCGATCGCGAAAATGACGCAAATTCGCTTCTCGTAAATTCATTTAC atttgaaaaatatatcagTGGAAAGTATCTGGGTGAAATAGTGCGTCTTGTACTCGTCAAATTAACGAAAGAAGGGCTTTTATTCCTAGATAAAGATCCAGGGCATTCTTTTTTCACACCAGGAACGGTTACCTCAGATTTAGTATCTTTTATTGAGCA AGACACCGTAGACGGCAGTACCCATAATACAAAGGAGGTTCTAGCAAAATATGATATCGTTCCAACCGACGATGACATAAACATTGTACAATATGTGTGCGAAGTTGTTTCGAATCGTGCAGCTCTTCTCGTTTCTATAT GTCTCGCGGCATTGTTGGAACGAATCAATAAGAAGAATGTGACGATCGCGGTCGATGGTTCTTTGTATAAACATCATCCTCGATTTGAAACCTGGATGAAGCAATATATAACTTTGCTTGCCCCTGGTCGTAAG ttCAAATTGATTCACGTCGAGGATGGAAGTGGAAAGGGTGCAGCGCTTATCGCTGCGATTGCGCAGAGGATTCAAAAAagattaacataa
- the LOC124426541 gene encoding hexokinase-1-like isoform X2 translates to MRLSATTVRKIQDVFVSEMNKGIHQEPSSLQMENTYVPELVDGTEEGRFLALDLGGTNFRILLLELKNGRIVREDVKNYHIGSELRIGTGFPLFDYLAECVSDFVINQSLQDVEIPLGFTFSFPMVQHSLDVGILVTWTKSFNCPDVVNKDAVQLLRDALARRGDTKVKVIAVLNDTTGTLIQGATLDPDTAIGLILGTGSNACYLERADRVEHWEPERHGEREVVIDIEWGAFGDNGVLDFIKTEFDRENDANSLLVNSFTFEKYISGKYLGEIVRLVLVKLTKEGLLFLDKDPGHSFFTPGTVTSDLVSFIEQDTVDGSTHNTKEVLAKYDIVPTDDDINIVQYVCEVVSNRAALLVSICLAALLERINKKNVTIAVDGSLYKHHPRFETWMKQYITLLAPGRKFKLIHVEDGSGKGAALIAAIAQRIQKRLT, encoded by the exons ATGCGTTTATCTGCAACGactgttagaaaaattcaGGATGTATTCGTCTCGGAGATGAACAAAGGTATCCATCAAGAACCATCATCTTTACAAATGGAGAACACATATGTACCAGAACTCGTAGATGGAACAG agGAGGGACGTTTTTTAGCATTAGATCTTGGCGGGACTAATTTTCGAATTCTCTTATTGGAATTGAAGAATGGTAGAATTGTGAGGGAGGATGTGAAGAATTATCACATCGGATCTGAATTAAGGATTGGCACGGGCTTTCCTTTGTTCGATTATTTAGCTGAGTGCGTTAGTGATTTTGTAATTAACCAAAGTCTTCAGGATGTTGAGATTCCTTTAG GATTTACATTTTCGTTTCCAATGGTTCAACATTCACTCGATGTTGGAATTTTGGTGACATGGACAAAGAGTTTCAATTGCCCAGACGTTGTCAATAAGGACGCAGTTCAGTTACTCCGAGATGCTCTTGCTCGTCGAGGTGATACTAAAGTAAAAGTCATAGCAGTGTTGAATGATACAACAGGAACTCTCATACAAGGAGCCACATTGGATCCCGATACAGCTATTGGGCTTATTTTGGGTACTGGTAGCAATGCTTGCTATCTTGAACGAGCTGACAGGGTCGAACATTGGGAACCAGAGAGACATGGGGAAAGAGAG GTTGTAATAGATATCGAATGGGGTGCCTTTGGGGACAATGGTGTTTTAGACTTTATTAAAACGGAATTCGATCGCGAAAATGACGCAAATTCGCTTCTCGTAAATTCATTTAC atttgaaaaatatatcagTGGAAAGTATCTGGGTGAAATAGTGCGTCTTGTACTCGTCAAATTAACGAAAGAAGGGCTTTTATTCCTAGATAAAGATCCAGGGCATTCTTTTTTCACACCAGGAACGGTTACCTCAGATTTAGTATCTTTTATTGAGCA AGACACCGTAGACGGCAGTACCCATAATACAAAGGAGGTTCTAGCAAAATATGATATCGTTCCAACCGACGATGACATAAACATTGTACAATATGTGTGCGAAGTTGTTTCGAATCGTGCAGCTCTTCTCGTTTCTATAT GTCTCGCGGCATTGTTGGAACGAATCAATAAGAAGAATGTGACGATCGCGGTCGATGGTTCTTTGTATAAACATCATCCTCGATTTGAAACCTGGATGAAGCAATATATAACTTTGCTTGCCCCTGGTCGTAAG ttCAAATTGATTCACGTCGAGGATGGAAGTGGAAAGGGTGCAGCGCTTATCGCTGCGATTGCGCAGAGGATTCAAAAAagattaacataa